Below is a window of Cupriavidus sp. MP-37 DNA.
GCGTGGCCCATTCGAAGCCCCGCCCGCCGTGCTCGGCGGTGATCTGCTGCACGGTCTCGGCCTGCTCGCGCACGCCGGCCTCGGTGCCGTGGAATTCGAAGAACAGGTGCGGGGTCTCGGGCAGGGTCAGGTTGTCGTGGCGGTTGATCGCGCGGATCGCCAGCGCATCGACGAATTCGACGCGCGCCACCGGCACGCCCAGCTGGATGGTCTGGATCACGGCCTGCACCGCGCTGCCCATGCTGGGGAACGCGCACACCGCGGCGGAGATCGCCTCGGGCTGCGGGTAGAGCCGCACCGTGACCTCGGTGATGATGCCCAGCGTGCCTTCGCTGCCGATGAAGAGCCGGGTCAGGTCATAGCCCGCCGACGACTTGCGCGCCTGGGTACCGGTGCGGATCACGCGGCCATCGGCGGTCACCACCGTCAGCGCCAGCACGTTCTCGCGCATGGTGCCGTAGCGCACCGCGTTGGTCCCCGAAGCGCGCGTGGCGCACATGCCGCCCAGCGACGCGTCGGCGCCCGGGTCGATCGGGAAGAACAGGCCGGTGTCCTTGATCTCCTGGTTCAGCTGCTTGCGCGTGACGCCGGGTTGCACGGTCACGGTCAGGTCCTCGGGCTGCACCGCCAGCACCCGGTTCATCTGCGACAGGTCCAGGCTGATGCCGCCGGCCACCGCCAGCAGGTGGCCTTCCAGCGACGAGCCGGCGCCGTACGGGATCAGCGGCACGCCATGCTGGTTGCACAGGCGCGCGACCTCGGCCACCTCCTCGGTGCTGTGGGCAAACACCACCGCATCGGGCAGTGCCGGCGGGAACGGCGACTCGTCGCGGCCATGGTGCTCGCGCACGCCGGCGGAGGTGGTGAAGCGCTCGCCGAAGCGTGCCGCGAGGGCGTCGGCCATGGCGGGCGGCAGCGGACGGCGGGCGAGGGAAGCGGATGGCGCGGGGTGGTTCATGCGGGGTCTCCGGCGGGTCGGTGCGGCCTCATGGATGGCGAGGCCGCCGAGGGTGCCGGCGGCGGGGCTGGGGCGCGACCCGGTTATCGAATGGACGAATCACTGCATTCTACGCCGCGCGCCGGCTGGTGCACCTTCTCGCGGCCAGCCCGTGGTCGATAGCCGCACAAGCGAATGGCCGCGCAAGCCGCGGCCGGTGGATGCGGCGCGCATGGCTAAGTCACCGGCTCTGGCGCGATAATGCGCCATTTCCCAACGACAAACCGCTGACAAGGAGACCGGCATGGGCAACCGCCTGTCGAAGATCGCCACCCGCACCGGCGACGCCGGCACCACCGGCCTGGGCGACGGCAGCCGCACCGGCAAGGACAGCCTGCGCATCGCCGCGATCGGCGACGTCGATGAACTGAACTGCCACGTCGGCGTGCTGCTGACCGAAGACCTGCCCGCCGACGTGCGCGCCGCGCTGCTGCATATCCAGCACGACCTGTTCGACCTGGGCGGCGAGCTGTCCATCCCGGGCTACACGCTGCTCAAGCCCGAGCAGGTGGCGCAGCTCGACACCTGGCTGGCCGACTACAACGCCAACCTGCCGCGGCTGGCCGAATTCATCCTGCCCGGCGGCAGCCGCGCCGCGGCGCAGGCCCATGTGTGCCGCACCGTGTGCCGGCGTGCCGAGCGCGCGCTGGTGGCGCTGGGCGCGGCCGAGGCGCTGAACGAGGCGCCGCGCCAGTACCTGAACCGGCTCTCGGACCTGATGTTCGTGCTGGCGCGGGTGCTGAACCGGGCCGGCGGGGGCTCGGACGTGCTGTGGCAGCGGGACCGGGACGCTTCCGCAAAGTAATTTACACGCCACAAAACAGCGCCCGCCAGTGCTGCCGGCTCAAGCCCGGGCAGCGCTTGCCGTTGACCGAGGGCAGAAACCGAGAAAATTACTCGGATTTGCCGGTTCTGCCCTTGAAAAGCCCCCGGACGGCCACATTTCGGCCTCAGGTTGAATTGCAGCCGCGCGGATAGCGCTGGCTCAAGAGGAGAGAATAATGGGTAAGATCATCGGTATCGACCTCGGTACCACCAACAGCTGCGTCGCGATCCTGGAAGGCAACACGCCCAAGGTCATCGAGAATTCCGAGGGTGCCCGCACCACCCCGTCGATCATCGCCTACATGGAAGACGGCGAGATCCTGGTCGGCGCGCCGGCCAAGCGCCAGGCCGTCACCAACCCGCGCAACACCCTGTACGCGGTCAAGCGCCTGATCGGCCGCAAGTTCGAAGAAAAGGAAGTCCAGAAGGACATCGGCCTGATGCCGTACTCCATCGTCAAGGCCGACAACGGCGACGCATGGGTGTCGGTGCGCGACCAGAAGCTGGCGCCGCCGCAGGTGTCGGCCGAAGTGCTGCGCAAGATGAAGAAGACCGCCGAGGACTACCTCGGCGAGCCGGTGACCGAAGCCGTGATCACCGTGCCGGCATACTTCAACGACTCGCAGCGCCAGGCGACCAAGGACGCCGGCCGCATCGCCGGCCTCGACGTCAAGCGCATCATCAACGAGCCGACCGCGGCCGCGCTGGCCTTCGGCCTGGACAAGAACGAGAAGGGCGACCGCAAGATCGCCGTGTATGACCTCGGCGGCGGCACCTTCGATATCTCGATCATCGAGATCGCGGACGTCGACGGCGAGAAGCAGTTCGAAGTGCTGTCGACCAACGGCGACACCTTCCTGGGCGGCGAAGACTTCGACCAGCGCATCATCGACTACATCATCGGCGAGTTCAAGAAGGACCAGGGCGTCGACCTGTCCAAGGACGTGCTCGCGCTGCAGCGCCTGAAGGAAGCCGCGGAAAAGGCCAAGATCGAACTGTCCAGCTCGCAGCAGACCGAGATCAACCTGCCGTACATCACGGCCGATGCCTCGGGTCCGAAGCACCTGAACCTGAAGATGACCCGCGCCAAGCTGGAATCGCTGGTCGAAGAGCTGATCACCCGCACCATCGAGCCGTGCCGCACCGCGATCAAGGACGCCGGCGTCAAGGTCAGCGACATCGACGACGTGATCCTGGTCGGCGGCATGACCCGCATGCCCAAGGTGCAGGAGCAGGTCAAGGAGTTTTTCGGCAAGGAAGCGCGCAAGGACGTGAACCCGGATGAGGCCGTGGCCGTCGGTGCCGCGATCCAGGGTTCGGTGCTGTCGGGCGACCGCAAGGACGTGCTGCTGCTGGACGTGACGCCGCTGTCGCTGGGTATCGAGACCCTGGGCGGCGTGATGACCAAGATGATCACCAAGAACACCACCATCCCGACCAAGCATGCGCAGGTGTTCTCGACCGCCGACGACAACCAGCCGGCCGTGACCATCAAGGTGTACCAGGGCGAGCGTGAAATGGCCACCGGCAACAAGCTGCTGGGCGAGTTCAACCTGGAAGGCATCCCGCCGGCACCGCGCGGCACGCCGCAGATCGAGGTGTCGTTCGACATCGACGCCAACGGCATCCTGCACGTCGGCGCCAAGGACAAGGCCACCGGCAAGGAAAACCGGATCACCATCAAGGCGAACTCGGGTCTGTCGGAAGACGAGATCCAGCGCATGGTCAAGGACGCCGAGGCCAACGCCGAGGAAGACAAGAAGGCCCGCGAGCTGGCTGACGCCCGCAACCAGGCCGACGCGCTGATCCACTCGACCAAGAAGGCGGTCACCGAATACGGCGACAAGCTGGAGGCCGGCGAGAAGGAAAAGATCGAAGCCGCGATCAAGGAACTGGAAGACGCCGCCCGCGGCGGCGACAAGGCCGAGATCGATGCCAAGGTCAACGCCCTGTCGGAAGCCAGCCAGAAGCTGGGCGAGAAGGTCTACGCCGACATGCAGGCCAAGGCCGGCGAAGGCGCCGCGGCCGGTGCCGCGGGTGCTGCCGGTGGCCAGCAGCAGGCCCAGCCGCAGGACGACAACGTTGTGGACGCCGAATTCAAGGAAGTCAACGACAAGAAGTAATCGGGACACGCGGGCGGCGGTGCAGGCACTGGCCGGCGCCGCTCCCGCCCCGACGCCGGGCGACGGCCATCAGACCCGCGGGAAACCGCCGTCGGATGCCGCGCTCGGCTTTTTTGCTATTCGCCGGCCAGTGCCGCTTGCACCCGCCGGCCAATGAGGTAATGAGCCACCATGGCAAAACGTGACTACTACGAAGTGCTCGGGGTAGGCAAGAACGCGAGCGACGACGAGATCAAGAAGGCCTATCGCAAGCTCGCGATGAAGTTCCATCCGGACCGCAACCCGGACAGCAAGGACGCCGAGGAAAAATTCAAGGAGGCCAAGGAGGCCTACGAGATGCTTTCCGACCCGGAAAAGAAGGCCGCGTATGACCAGTACGGCCATGCCGGCGTGGACCCGAACATGGCGGGCGGCTTCGGCGGCGCGCAGGGCTACGGCGGCTTCGCCGAGGCCTTCGGCGATATCTTCGGCGATATCTTCGGCCAGGGCGGCGGCCGGCGCGGCGGCGGCGGCCCGCAGGCCTACCGCGGCGCCGACCTGCGCTACAGCATGGAGATCTCGCTGGAGCAGGCCGCGCACGGTCACGAGGCGCAGATCCGCGTGCCGCACTGGGACGACTGCGACCACTGCCACGGCAACGGTGCCGAGCCCGGCTCGAGCGTGGAAACCTGCCCGACCTGCCACGGCGCCGGCCAGGTGCGCGTGTCGCAGGGCTTCTTCACCATGCAGCAGACCTGCCCGAAGTGCCACGGCAGCGGCAAGTTCATCCCCAAGCCCTGCACCAAGTGCCACGGCCAGGGCAAGCTGAAGTCGCAGAAGACGCTGGAAGTGAAGATCCCGGCCGGCATCGACGAAGGCATGCGCATCCGTTCGTCCGGCAACGGCGAGCCGGGCATCAACGGCGGCCCGCCGGGCGACCTGTACGTGGAAGTCCACATCAAGCCGCACGCGGTGTTCGAGCGCGATGGCGACGACCTGCACTGCCAGATGCCGATCTCGTTCGCCACCGCGGCGCTGGGCGGCGACCTGGAAGTGCCCACGCTGAGCGGCAAGGCCACCTTCCCGGTGCCCGAGGCGACCCAGTCCGGCAAGACCTTCCGCCTGCGCGGCAAGGGCATCAAGGGTGTGCGCTCCGGCTACCCGGGCGACCTCTACGTGCATGTGAACGTCGAGACGCCGGTCAAGCTGACCGAGGCGCAGAAGGAAATGCTGCGCCAGTTCGACCGCTCGGTGCACGAGGGCGGCTCGCGCCACAGCCCGCAGGAGACCTCGTGGCTGGACAAGGTGAAGAGCTTCTTCAGCTGATCCGGCCTGCGGTATGAGACCGGCCACGTGAGAGCGTGGCCGGTTTTGTTTTGGGCCTGCCGCCTGGCGTCAGCGAACCGCTGGTTTTCTCCCCTCTCCCGCTCGCGGGAGAGGGGCGGGGGTGAGGGCCGGCGCTGGCAGCGGCGACCAGGTTCCAAATATCCTCCCGGCCTGTCGTGCCGCGCGATAATGCATGGCCGTCCCGCTGTTTTCCCCTGACGATTTCTCGTGGTAGCAAGCATCCAGCCCCCGCCCTCACCCCTGGCCCCTCTCCCGCTCGCGGGAGAGGGGAGCACGCCCGCAGCGCGTGGGGACGTCTTCGTCCTGCTCGACGACGCCACGGCCCCGGCGGCGCAAGCCGCATCCCGCCTCTACACCGGCTTCCTCCACGAAGACATCCTGCCCGCCGGCAGCGACATCGCCCGGCTCGACGCCATGCTCGCCGATGGCTGGCGCCGAGGCTGGCACGCAACCTTGTTCGCCCCCTACGAATTCGGCGGCGCGCTGGTCGATGCCCCGGTGCATACCGGCACAGACATGCCGTTCCACGACGGCGCGCTGCGGCTGCTGTGGTTCCGTGAGCTGCAGCGGCTCGATGCCGCGGCGGTGGTGGCGTGGCTGCAATCCCATGCGGACCCGCAGCCGGCCGGCCTGATGCATATCGCTTCCGATACTTCCCGCACTGCCTTCGATGACGCCATCGCGCGTATCCACCAGTGGATCGAAGCCGGCGACACCTACCAGGTCAACTACACCCAGCGCCTGCGCTGCGAAGCCTTCGGCGATCCCGTGGCACTGTACGCCGCGCTGCGTGCCTCGCAGCCGGTGCCTTATGGCGCGCTGGCCAGGCTGCCGGATGGCGCCATGGTGCTGTCGCTGTCGCCCGAGCTGTTCGTGCGCCACGACGGCCAGGGCCATCTGCTGACGCGGCCGATGAAGGGCACCGCGCCGCGCGCCGGCGATGCCGTGCGCGACGCGCAGGCCGCCGCCGCGCTGGCCGCCGATGCCAAGAACCGCGCCGAGAACGTGATGATCGTCGACCTGCTGCGCAACGACCTGGGCCGCATTGCGCAGCCGGGCAGCGTGGCGGTGCCGGAGCGCTTTGCGGTGCAGCCGTTCGGCGCGGTGCTGCAGATGACCTCGACCGTGACGGCGACGGCGCGGCCCGGCACCGGCTTCGGCGCGCTGATGGCGGCGCTGTTCCCGTGCGGCTCGATCACCGGCGCGCCCAAGCGACGCACCATGCAGATCATTGCCGAACTCGAGCGCGCGCCGCGCGGCCTGTACACCGGCG
It encodes the following:
- a CDS encoding FAD-binding oxidoreductase, with protein sequence MNHPAPSASLARRPLPPAMADALAARFGERFTTSAGVREHHGRDESPFPPALPDAVVFAHSTEEVAEVARLCNQHGVPLIPYGAGSSLEGHLLAVAGGISLDLSQMNRVLAVQPEDLTVTVQPGVTRKQLNQEIKDTGLFFPIDPGADASLGGMCATRASGTNAVRYGTMRENVLALTVVTADGRVIRTGTQARKSSAGYDLTRLFIGSEGTLGIITEVTVRLYPQPEAISAAVCAFPSMGSAVQAVIQTIQLGVPVARVEFVDALAIRAINRHDNLTLPETPHLFFEFHGTEAGVREQAETVQQITAEHGGRGFEWATRPEDRSRLWNARHTAYFAMLQLKPGCKSVTTDVCVPISRLADCVTETEKDLNASALPCPIVGHVGDGNFHVAILVDPAKPEEMAEAEAINQRIVERALAMGGTCTGEHGVGLHKQRFLAAEHGEDALDLMRAIKAALDPNHILNPGKIFSAARAGTQ
- the dnaJ gene encoding molecular chaperone DnaJ yields the protein MAKRDYYEVLGVGKNASDDEIKKAYRKLAMKFHPDRNPDSKDAEEKFKEAKEAYEMLSDPEKKAAYDQYGHAGVDPNMAGGFGGAQGYGGFAEAFGDIFGDIFGQGGGRRGGGGPQAYRGADLRYSMEISLEQAAHGHEAQIRVPHWDDCDHCHGNGAEPGSSVETCPTCHGAGQVRVSQGFFTMQQTCPKCHGSGKFIPKPCTKCHGQGKLKSQKTLEVKIPAGIDEGMRIRSSGNGEPGINGGPPGDLYVEVHIKPHAVFERDGDDLHCQMPISFATAALGGDLEVPTLSGKATFPVPEATQSGKTFRLRGKGIKGVRSGYPGDLYVHVNVETPVKLTEAQKEMLRQFDRSVHEGGSRHSPQETSWLDKVKSFFS
- the pabB gene encoding aminodeoxychorismate synthase component I; this translates as MVASIQPPPSPLAPLPLAGEGSTPAARGDVFVLLDDATAPAAQAASRLYTGFLHEDILPAGSDIARLDAMLADGWRRGWHATLFAPYEFGGALVDAPVHTGTDMPFHDGALRLLWFRELQRLDAAAVVAWLQSHADPQPAGLMHIASDTSRTAFDDAIARIHQWIEAGDTYQVNYTQRLRCEAFGDPVALYAALRASQPVPYGALARLPDGAMVLSLSPELFVRHDGQGHLLTRPMKGTAPRAGDAVRDAQAAAALAADAKNRAENVMIVDLLRNDLGRIAQPGSVAVPERFAVQPFGAVLQMTSTVTATARPGTGFGALMAALFPCGSITGAPKRRTMQIIAELERAPRGLYTGAIGWIEAPSGAAMAGPFALSVAIRTLVLAPPAASALRAGEMGVGGGIVHDSVAAQEFAECGWKARFLTRHDPGFTLFETVRVQDGACPHLARHLARIGASAQAFGFAFDADAARDAVAAQAAQLGAGTWRLRLSVDKSGALAFASGALAPLPAGPVGVGIAPDPLPLADPLRRHKTSARAVFDAGWQAAERAGGFDRLFFNTRGELLEGGRTSVFVRIGGRWLTPPLSADILPGVMRAVVLETGGAALGAPGEPVEEAVITRAMLARAEAIVLVNALRGVMPATLTA
- a CDS encoding cob(I)yrinic acid a,c-diamide adenosyltransferase; translated protein: MGNRLSKIATRTGDAGTTGLGDGSRTGKDSLRIAAIGDVDELNCHVGVLLTEDLPADVRAALLHIQHDLFDLGGELSIPGYTLLKPEQVAQLDTWLADYNANLPRLAEFILPGGSRAAAQAHVCRTVCRRAERALVALGAAEALNEAPRQYLNRLSDLMFVLARVLNRAGGGSDVLWQRDRDASAK
- the dnaK gene encoding molecular chaperone DnaK, yielding MGKIIGIDLGTTNSCVAILEGNTPKVIENSEGARTTPSIIAYMEDGEILVGAPAKRQAVTNPRNTLYAVKRLIGRKFEEKEVQKDIGLMPYSIVKADNGDAWVSVRDQKLAPPQVSAEVLRKMKKTAEDYLGEPVTEAVITVPAYFNDSQRQATKDAGRIAGLDVKRIINEPTAAALAFGLDKNEKGDRKIAVYDLGGGTFDISIIEIADVDGEKQFEVLSTNGDTFLGGEDFDQRIIDYIIGEFKKDQGVDLSKDVLALQRLKEAAEKAKIELSSSQQTEINLPYITADASGPKHLNLKMTRAKLESLVEELITRTIEPCRTAIKDAGVKVSDIDDVILVGGMTRMPKVQEQVKEFFGKEARKDVNPDEAVAVGAAIQGSVLSGDRKDVLLLDVTPLSLGIETLGGVMTKMITKNTTIPTKHAQVFSTADDNQPAVTIKVYQGEREMATGNKLLGEFNLEGIPPAPRGTPQIEVSFDIDANGILHVGAKDKATGKENRITIKANSGLSEDEIQRMVKDAEANAEEDKKARELADARNQADALIHSTKKAVTEYGDKLEAGEKEKIEAAIKELEDAARGGDKAEIDAKVNALSEASQKLGEKVYADMQAKAGEGAAAGAAGAAGGQQQAQPQDDNVVDAEFKEVNDKK